TCTCCAAAACAGTAGTTTGATTCAGGGTTTACAATACCTTCGCGGTTCAGTTTCGCAAGGTCACGTCTTCGGTCCTGTACTTTTTTTCCTCTTTCGATGACAATCGGTCTGAGACCACGTTCAATACAGCGAATTGCCGCAAATAAGCCAGCAGGGCCAGCACCAACGATAATGACCGGTTTGCCATCCTGTACAGATTTAAAGTGGTTTTCATAAATCTCGGGTAGCGGGAGCTCGTCGATATAATAAATGACCCTTGCTCGATAGACCACCTGTTTACTGCGGGCATCGATAGAACGTTTACGGATTTTATAACCTTTGACCTGTTGTGGTTTCAGACGTAGGGCTTTTACGCCTTGTTGTAGAATATATTGCTCATCTTCGATTTTTTCAGGAAGGATAGCAATCTCAATTTCTTTTTGCATAAGATAAAGGGCTGGGTTTTTATCCCAAAACCGCGACAAAGTTACGGAATATTGGCTGTTTGCCGATTTGGAAATAAAAATATTCTTATCTTAGTAAGAGCTTGGTATATGCTTTGATAGTGTAACCGTATAATTTGAATAGTATTTAATTCTTTGAACAATGAAAATGAAAAGATTTTTAGTAGCCCTATGCGGTTTATTTGCATTAGTATCATTAAACTCATGTGGTTACAATACGATGGTTTCTCAAGATGAGAACGTCAAAGGGAAATGGGCACAGGTTGAAAATGCTTACCAGCGCCGCGCTGATTTGGTGCCAAACTTGGTGAATACTGTCAAAGGTGCAGCAAAACACGAAGAGAGCACATTGACGGCAGTGGTTGAAGCGAGAGCTAAGGCAACATCTGTTACAATTAATGCAGATGACTTAACAGAAGAGAATATTGCGAAGTTTCAAAAAGTCCAAGATCAATTCAGTGGTTCTTTGAGCCGTCTATTGGCTTCGGTAGAGGCATATCCAGACTTGAAGGCAAATCAAAACTTCTTGGAATTACAGGCTCAATTGGAAGGTACAGAAAACCGTATCTCGACTGAACGCAGATCATATAACGAGGCTGTACAGCAATTTAATACGACTGTACGCAGCTTTCCAAATAATTTAATGGCTGGTATGTTTGGATTTAAAGCTAAGGGAACATTTACTGCTGCCCCCGGCTCGGACAAAGCGCCGACCGTATCATTCTAATAATACCTTTGTTAGAAATACACGATATAATGGATGATGCGGCTTGCGTATGGGCCCTTCATCCATTTTTTATACAGAATGTTTTATAGGTAAGTGTTTGCCCGATGGCTTAGTCAGACAGACGAACGCACTAATGCGAACATAAATGAAGATATATTATGGCTTTAAATGCTGAGGAACAAGAAAGAGTCGTCCATGCCATCAATGTGGCTGAAAACGAAACATCGGGAGAAATTCGTGTTGTGATAGAAAATCATTGTCCCGATGAGGTTCACGATCGTGCAACGTACTATTTTTCCAAATTGGGCATGCATAAAACCGTGCTAAAAAATGGCGTGCTTATTTACATCGCATTGGAGGATCATAAATTTTCTATCATTGGTGATAAAGGTATCAACCAACGGGTGGAAAGCGACTTTTGGAATTGTACGAAAGATCTTATGGTCGAAGAATTCCGTATGGATAAAATTGTTGAAGGCCTAGTGAAGGGAATTGAACATGCGGGCAAACAATTAGCGAAATTTTTTCCCAGGGAACATGATGATATCAATGAACTTCCAAATGATATTGTTTTCGGTGATCGCTAGTCAATAAAAAAATATAACTTATGTCGAAATTATTTTCTCGGGTTCGGATTCCAGTCATGGTGATGGTGCTGTGGGCACTGACCCTCATGACTGCAATAGGGCAGGATTTTCCAGAGACACCCAATAAACTTGTCAACGATTATACAAACACATTGACAGCCAGTCAAAAACAGCAACTGGAGCAAAAATTGTTGGCATTTGAGGATTCTACTTCTACACAGATAGCTGTTGTTGTGATGAACTCTACCGGAGGTTATGATATCTCAGATTATGCGGTCCGGCTGGCGAAGAAGTGGGGTGTCGGTAATAAAAAATACAGTAATGGTATTTTATTATTAGCGGCATTGGGCGACCGGGCTGTTACCATTCAGACTGGTTACGGGATTGAAGGAGCTGTCCCAGATGCGATAGCCTATCGTATTATTGAAAATGATATCAAGCCAGCGTTTCGTCAGGGTGATTATTATGGTGGAGTTGACAAAGCGACGAATTCCCTGATTTCGTATGCAAAAGGAGAATATAAAGCTGATCCTAAACAGCCTAGTGGTGGTGGATCGGGATCAATTATATTTGTCATCATTGTCGTAATATTTCTTGTTGTGCTATTTTCAAATCGAGGTGGAGGAGGAAAGGGCGGTGGTCGTGTGATGAATGGTCGTGGCTCGTCCGATATTTTCTGGTGGACCTTGCTTAATGGTCTTGGTGGTGGCGGCCGAGGCGGTGACGGCGGATTCGGTGGTGGATCTGGAGGTGGATTCGGTGGATTTGGCGGCGGCGATTTCGGAGGCGGTGGTGCTTCAGGACGTTGGTAACAACTTTGCTAAATAATGTTAAATAGCATGTCAGTGCAAAGGAAATGTTTTACATTTATGGGAAGTATATAATTATGAAAAAGGGAATATTAATGGGTTTAAGCTTTTTACCAGCCTTATTGATGGCACAAGAAAGCTATACGGTAACAGGAAAAGTGAATGCAGCTTCTGACAAAGCCAAAGTATTTTTGCAGTATCCTAATAATGGTACACGTCAGTTGGATTCAGCAGCTGTCGTTAAAGGTGAATTTAAATTCAACGGTCAGGTAGCTTCACCAACTAAAGGTGTAATGATTTATTCTCCTGATGGACTTTCTTTTGGAGAACTAAGAGGTGCTCAAA
The window above is part of the Sphingobacterium sp. ML3W genome. Proteins encoded here:
- a CDS encoding LemA family protein: MKRFLVALCGLFALVSLNSCGYNTMVSQDENVKGKWAQVENAYQRRADLVPNLVNTVKGAAKHEESTLTAVVEARAKATSVTINADDLTEENIAKFQKVQDQFSGSLSRLLASVEAYPDLKANQNFLELQAQLEGTENRISTERRSYNEAVQQFNTTVRSFPNNLMAGMFGFKAKGTFTAAPGSDKAPTVSF
- a CDS encoding TPM domain-containing protein, with protein sequence MALNAEEQERVVHAINVAENETSGEIRVVIENHCPDEVHDRATYYFSKLGMHKTVLKNGVLIYIALEDHKFSIIGDKGINQRVESDFWNCTKDLMVEEFRMDKIVEGLVKGIEHAGKQLAKFFPREHDDINELPNDIVFGDR
- a CDS encoding TPM domain-containing protein, with translation MSKLFSRVRIPVMVMVLWALTLMTAIGQDFPETPNKLVNDYTNTLTASQKQQLEQKLLAFEDSTSTQIAVVVMNSTGGYDISDYAVRLAKKWGVGNKKYSNGILLLAALGDRAVTIQTGYGIEGAVPDAIAYRIIENDIKPAFRQGDYYGGVDKATNSLISYAKGEYKADPKQPSGGGSGSIIFVIIVVIFLVVLFSNRGGGGKGGGRVMNGRGSSDIFWWTLLNGLGGGGRGGDGGFGGGSGGGFGGFGGGDFGGGGASGRW